The following are encoded together in the Salvia hispanica cultivar TCC Black 2014 chromosome 6, UniMelb_Shisp_WGS_1.0, whole genome shotgun sequence genome:
- the LOC125195121 gene encoding E3 ubiquitin-protein ligase RNF5-like — translation MHTEEGGETAGFECNICFGLAEDPVITRCGHLHCWPCLYEWLRFHSQCHECPVCKALIRDEELIPLNGRGGATFQRRRRPPAQSGRFMPRVVFSGLNGYGSFGGGNEEVGEGF, via the exons ATGCATACGGAGGAGGGCGGCGAAACCGCCGGCTTCGAGTGCAATATTTGCTTCGGATTAGCTGAAGATCCGGTGATCACCCGTTGCGGCCATCTCCATTGCTGGCCGTGCCTCTACGAATGGCTCCGATTCCACTCGCAATGCCACGAATGCCCCGTTTGCAAGGCCCTGATCCGAGATGAGGAGTTGATTCCGCTCAATGGAAGGGGCGGCGCCACGTTTCAGCGTCGTCGTCGGCCGCCGGCGCAGAGCGGCAGATTTATGCCTAGGGTTGTATTTTCTGGATTGAATGGGTATGGTTCGTTTGGTGGGGGAAATGAGGAGGTTGGGGAGGG tttttga